A portion of the Actomonas aquatica genome contains these proteins:
- a CDS encoding class I SAM-dependent methyltransferase has translation MPSRADYKNTWNELAQTPEEAFLYVGGTRDEAELDATAIHTLNVLRATVGIRDEDDFVEIGCGVGRVGKSLGPIVKSWTGCDASGAMVDLANKRLAAMDNANAIEVSGHDLQPLADASYDVVYSTVVFMHLDDWDRYRYVQEAFRILRPGGRFWCDNISIMTENGWKYFEEHCKAFSPLERPTHIAKCSTPQELTTYLQRAGFTDVQTRERDLWVDAWGVKPLAE, from the coding sequence ATGCCGTCGCGCGCCGACTACAAAAACACCTGGAACGAACTCGCCCAAACGCCCGAGGAGGCCTTCCTCTACGTGGGAGGCACTCGCGATGAGGCCGAATTGGACGCCACCGCGATCCACACCCTCAATGTCCTGCGGGCCACGGTCGGCATCCGCGACGAGGACGATTTTGTGGAGATCGGCTGCGGTGTGGGTCGGGTGGGCAAGTCCCTCGGGCCGATCGTGAAGTCCTGGACCGGTTGCGACGCGTCCGGCGCCATGGTGGATCTCGCCAACAAGCGACTCGCGGCAATGGACAACGCCAATGCCATCGAGGTCTCGGGCCACGATCTGCAACCGTTGGCTGACGCGTCCTACGACGTCGTCTATTCGACGGTCGTGTTCATGCACTTGGACGACTGGGATCGCTACCGCTACGTGCAGGAAGCGTTTCGCATCCTGCGTCCGGGCGGCCGTTTCTGGTGCGACAACATCAGCATCATGACCGAGAACGGCTGGAAATATTTTGAGGAGCACTGCAAGGCCTTCTCCCCGCTGGAGCGTCCGACGCACATCGCGAAGTGTTCCACGCCGCAGGAGCTGACGACCTACCTGCAGCGCGCCGGGTTCACCGACGTGCAGACCCGCGAGCGTGACCTCTGGGTCGATGCTTGGGGCGTCAAGCCGCTGGCGGAGTGA
- a CDS encoding NAD-dependent epimerase/dehydratase family protein encodes MAKTLLVTGSSGLIGSEVCTYFSRELGYTIHGVDNNQRAVFFGPQGDTRWNQQRLAEGLPGFVHHEVDIRDRAGVLALLKEVKPDVIVHTAAQPSHDRAAAIPFDDFDTNAVGTLNMLEATRQACPESPFVHMSTNKVYGDAPNRIELAELETRWDYADPAYEHGIAETFSIDQSKHSLFGASKVAADVMVQEYGRYFQMPTCCLRGGCLTGPNHSGVELHGFLSYLVKCNLEGREYRVFGYKGKQVRDNIHSLDVARFMAAFVGAPRTGEVYNLGGGKANSCSILEAFKIAESFSGQEQKYTYVDENRIGDHICYYSDLRKMREHYPNWDISVSLEETIRQIVEAWRTRSSH; translated from the coding sequence ATGGCAAAAACGCTCCTCGTCACCGGCTCTTCGGGCCTCATCGGTTCTGAAGTCTGCACCTATTTCTCCCGTGAACTGGGCTACACCATCCACGGTGTGGACAACAACCAGCGCGCCGTCTTCTTCGGCCCGCAGGGCGACACCCGCTGGAATCAGCAACGCCTCGCCGAGGGACTGCCGGGCTTCGTGCACCACGAGGTCGACATCCGCGACCGCGCCGGCGTGCTCGCCCTGCTCAAGGAGGTGAAGCCCGACGTGATCGTGCACACCGCCGCCCAACCCTCGCACGACCGCGCCGCCGCCATCCCGTTCGACGACTTCGACACCAACGCCGTCGGCACCCTCAACATGCTCGAGGCCACCCGCCAGGCCTGCCCGGAGTCGCCCTTCGTGCACATGAGCACCAACAAGGTTTACGGCGACGCGCCCAACCGCATTGAGCTCGCTGAACTTGAGACCCGTTGGGACTACGCCGATCCCGCCTACGAGCACGGCATCGCCGAGACTTTCTCGATCGACCAGTCCAAGCACTCCCTCTTCGGCGCGTCCAAGGTCGCCGCCGACGTCATGGTGCAGGAATACGGCCGCTACTTCCAGATGCCGACCTGCTGCCTGCGCGGCGGCTGCCTCACCGGCCCGAACCACTCCGGCGTCGAGCTCCACGGCTTCCTCTCCTACCTCGTGAAGTGTAACCTCGAAGGCCGCGAGTATCGGGTTTTTGGCTACAAGGGCAAACAGGTCCGCGACAACATCCACTCGCTCGACGTCGCTCGCTTCATGGCGGCATTCGTCGGCGCCCCGCGCACCGGTGAGGTCTACAACCTCGGTGGCGGCAAGGCCAACTCCTGCTCCATCCTCGAAGCCTTCAAGATCGCGGAGAGCTTCTCCGGTCAGGAGCAGAAATACACCTACGTCGACGAGAACCGCATCGGCGACCACATCTGCTACTACTCCGACCTGCGGAAGATGCGGGAACACTACCCGAATTGGGATATCTCAGTTTCACTAGAGGAAACCATCCGCCAGATTGTCGAGGCATGGCGGACCCGGTCCAGTCACTGA
- a CDS encoding matrixin family metalloprotease — translation MSILTRIPLLRPLRSLVAAALCLTALAPTARAWVFAGHSWPDGDLLFHVNMDNNDAPVISASQLLDRRTTWSAVLQDAFDVWNDELGRIQMVSTAMTETPAEDNGRNEIFFSNTVYGEAFGEGVLGITIRYGDTDNFYAIGEADVIFNNTVERWNSYRGNLRSTSRDLRRVAIHELGHAIGFSHPDEAGQDVDAIMNSIVSDVDTLASDELEGTLIFYGEALPTPAVTRAPLSQAVNVGDLVSLDFEIDGAPPGDEAGDTYGFAWYFPEYIYDNLLFTFSDPTLFIGAAQPYDAGTYTLEVGNANVLSSVETELTVNPVTVSPDTRLSNLSTRAFAGTGSQTLTVGFVVGGTGSKRVLVRAVGPTLGAAPYNVAGTHANPRLTLVRSLDGTLVASNDDWQTNSTATATEIAEVTANAGGFELPEGSKDAVLLVDLEPGVYTAQVEGDAGDEGLVIVEAYDVDAPGGSSRLTNLSTRGYVGSGSDIMIAGLVVDGPGPRTYLIRAIGDTLRDFNVAGVLDDTLLTVYRGQDVIRVKDDWDDPIAHQPLFVEAMQKVGAFPVPHDPEGINYRQESITLLTLHPGAYSLQVSGFGGLEGVALIEVYDYPED, via the coding sequence ATGAGTATCCTTACCCGCATCCCTCTCCTTCGCCCCCTGCGCAGCCTCGTCGCTGCCGCCCTTTGCCTCACCGCCCTCGCCCCGACCGCCCGGGCGTGGGTTTTCGCGGGTCACTCGTGGCCGGATGGAGACCTGCTGTTCCATGTCAACATGGACAACAACGACGCGCCGGTCATCAGCGCGTCGCAACTCCTCGACCGTAGAACCACCTGGTCCGCCGTGCTCCAGGACGCCTTCGATGTTTGGAACGACGAACTCGGGCGTATCCAAATGGTCTCGACCGCGATGACCGAAACGCCCGCGGAGGACAACGGCCGCAATGAGATCTTTTTCTCCAACACCGTCTACGGCGAAGCCTTCGGTGAAGGGGTGCTGGGCATCACCATCCGCTACGGCGACACCGATAACTTCTACGCCATCGGTGAAGCTGACGTGATCTTCAACAACACCGTGGAGCGCTGGAACTCCTACCGCGGTAACCTGCGTAGCACCAGTCGCGACCTGCGCCGCGTCGCGATCCACGAGCTGGGTCACGCCATCGGCTTTTCCCACCCAGACGAAGCCGGCCAAGATGTCGATGCGATCATGAACTCGATCGTTTCGGACGTCGACACCCTCGCGAGTGACGAACTGGAAGGCACGCTCATCTTCTACGGCGAGGCCCTGCCCACCCCCGCGGTCACGCGGGCACCGCTGAGCCAGGCGGTTAACGTCGGCGACCTCGTCTCCCTCGACTTTGAGATCGATGGTGCTCCTCCCGGTGATGAAGCTGGCGACACCTACGGCTTCGCGTGGTATTTCCCGGAATACATCTACGATAACCTCCTGTTCACTTTCAGCGACCCGACCCTGTTCATCGGTGCGGCCCAGCCCTATGACGCCGGCACCTACACGCTCGAGGTGGGCAACGCCAACGTGCTCTCCTCCGTCGAAACCGAGCTGACCGTCAATCCGGTCACGGTCTCCCCGGACACCCGGCTCAGCAACCTCTCCACCCGCGCCTTTGCCGGCACCGGTTCGCAGACCCTCACGGTCGGCTTTGTTGTCGGCGGCACCGGCTCCAAACGCGTGCTCGTGCGCGCGGTCGGCCCCACCCTCGGCGCCGCCCCCTACAACGTCGCCGGCACCCACGCCAATCCTCGCCTCACCCTGGTGCGCAGCCTCGACGGCACCTTGGTCGCTTCGAATGACGACTGGCAGACCAACAGCACTGCCACTGCCACCGAGATCGCCGAAGTCACCGCGAATGCCGGTGGCTTCGAACTGCCCGAAGGCTCCAAAGATGCCGTGCTTCTCGTCGACCTCGAACCCGGCGTCTATACCGCGCAGGTCGAAGGTGACGCCGGCGACGAGGGATTAGTCATCGTCGAGGCCTACGATGTGGACGCCCCCGGTGGCTCCAGCCGCCTCACCAACCTCTCCACCCGCGGATACGTGGGCAGCGGCAGCGACATCATGATCGCCGGTTTGGTGGTCGACGGTCCCGGCCCCCGCACCTACCTGATCCGCGCGATCGGCGACACGTTGCGCGACTTCAATGTCGCCGGCGTGCTCGATGACACGCTGCTCACCGTCTATCGCGGTCAGGACGTCATTCGCGTCAAAGACGACTGGGACGATCCCATCGCCCACCAGCCGCTCTTCGTCGAAGCCATGCAGAAAGTGGGCGCGTTCCCCGTTCCCCACGACCCGGAGGGCATTAACTACCGCCAGGAGTCGATCACACTCCTGACCTTGCATCCCGGCGCCTACTCCCTTCAGGTCTCGGGCTTCGGCGGTCTCGAAGGTGTCGCCCTCATCGAGGTTTACGACTATCCGGAAGATTAA
- a CDS encoding NAD-dependent epimerase/dehydratase family protein — translation MKILITGICGFVGSTLAEAFHASGSGHELIGLDNFIRPGSESNRARLKALGIKLHHGDIRAASDLEGLPAVDWVIDAAANPSVLAGVDGKTSSRQLIEHNLTGTINMLEFCKAHGAGFTLLSTSRVYSIPPLADLPVEIHRGAFRPDPTGELPTGVSAAGVSETFTTQAPVSLYGATKVASEALALEYGCTFNFPVFVNRCGVMAGAGQFGRPDQGIFAFWLNSHLRRRPLKYIGFDGQGHQVRDCLHPRDLVPLLAKQFAAGTSTAAGDRIINVAGGAPSAMSLRQLTAWCDDRFGAHPVATQAEPRPFDIPWMVLDAAKAEQVWGWRPETSTLAILEEIAAHADQHPDWLDVSAPF, via the coding sequence ATGAAGATTCTCATTACCGGCATCTGTGGTTTTGTTGGCAGCACCCTGGCCGAGGCCTTTCACGCCAGTGGCTCCGGTCACGAACTCATCGGTTTGGACAACTTTATCCGCCCCGGCAGCGAATCGAACCGCGCCCGCCTCAAGGCCCTCGGAATCAAACTCCACCACGGCGATATTCGCGCCGCCTCCGACCTCGAGGGTTTGCCTGCCGTCGATTGGGTCATCGATGCCGCCGCCAACCCCTCCGTCCTCGCCGGGGTCGACGGCAAAACCAGCTCCCGTCAGCTCATCGAGCACAACCTCACCGGCACCATCAACATGCTGGAGTTCTGCAAGGCGCACGGAGCCGGTTTCACCCTGCTCTCCACCAGCCGCGTGTATTCCATTCCGCCGCTGGCCGATCTTCCGGTGGAGATTCACCGCGGTGCCTTCCGCCCCGACCCCACCGGCGAGCTGCCGACCGGAGTGAGCGCCGCCGGCGTCTCCGAAACCTTCACCACCCAGGCCCCGGTTTCCCTCTACGGTGCCACCAAAGTCGCCAGCGAGGCCCTCGCCCTCGAATACGGCTGCACCTTCAATTTCCCGGTCTTCGTCAACCGCTGCGGCGTCATGGCCGGCGCCGGTCAATTCGGACGCCCCGACCAGGGCATCTTTGCCTTTTGGCTCAACAGCCACCTCCGGCGCCGTCCGCTCAAATACATCGGCTTCGACGGCCAGGGCCATCAGGTGCGCGACTGCCTGCATCCGCGCGACCTCGTGCCGCTGCTCGCCAAACAGTTTGCCGCCGGCACATCCACGGCCGCCGGCGATCGCATCATCAACGTCGCTGGCGGTGCGCCCTCGGCTATGTCGCTGCGCCAGCTCACCGCCTGGTGTGACGACCGTTTTGGGGCCCATCCGGTGGCGACGCAGGCGGAACCGCGACCCTTTGACATCCCGTGGATGGTGCTCGATGCGGCCAAAGCCGAGCAGGTCTGGGGCTGGCGCCCGGAAACCAGCACGCTCGCGATTCTCGAAGAAATCGCTGCCCACGCCGACCAACATCCCGACTGGCTCGACGTCTCGGCGCCGTTCTGA
- a CDS encoding glycosyltransferase family 2 protein encodes MSANVRPQPPLKLFSVVIPARDEEESLPSTVSDIHQTFTRKNIPHEIVVVDDGSSDDTWAVLQELKATVPTLAPVQNPGPHGFGRAIIYGLNHSKGDGVVIMMADASDSPEDAATYWDILNEGYDCAFGSRFVKGGKVIDYPRVKLLVNRIANFFVRIGMRHGLNDTTNAFKAYRRTVIDGCRPLIAPHFNLTVEIPLKAIVRGFSYKVTPISWQNRKYGVAKLKIKEMGSRYFFICAYVWLEKYFSRGDYRRPDDRV; translated from the coding sequence ATGTCCGCCAACGTTCGCCCGCAACCCCCGCTCAAGCTGTTTTCCGTCGTCATCCCGGCGCGCGACGAGGAAGAGTCCCTGCCCTCCACGGTCAGTGATATCCACCAGACGTTTACGCGTAAAAACATCCCGCACGAAATCGTGGTGGTCGACGATGGCAGCAGCGACGACACGTGGGCGGTGCTGCAGGAACTCAAAGCCACCGTGCCCACCCTCGCGCCGGTGCAGAACCCGGGCCCCCACGGCTTCGGCCGGGCCATCATCTACGGCCTCAACCACAGCAAGGGTGACGGCGTGGTCATCATGATGGCCGACGCTTCCGACTCGCCTGAGGACGCCGCCACCTACTGGGACATTCTCAATGAAGGCTACGACTGCGCCTTCGGCAGCCGCTTCGTCAAAGGCGGCAAGGTCATCGATTACCCGCGGGTGAAGCTGCTGGTGAACCGCATCGCCAACTTCTTTGTGCGGATCGGCATGCGGCACGGCCTCAACGACACCACCAACGCGTTCAAAGCCTACCGTCGCACCGTGATCGACGGCTGCCGCCCGCTCATCGCGCCGCACTTTAATCTCACCGTCGAAATTCCCCTCAAAGCCATCGTCCGGGGCTTTTCCTACAAAGTGACCCCCATCTCCTGGCAGAACCGCAAATACGGCGTGGCGAAGCTCAAAATCAAAGAAATGGGATCCCGCTACTTCTTCATCTGCGCCTACGTGTGGCTCGAAAAATACTTCAGTCGCGGGGACTACCGCCGTCCCGACGATCGCGTCTGA
- a CDS encoding sugar nucleotide-binding protein, translating to MIYLLGGSGYVGQAYQDLLTRKNIPFKNLRRADVDYTDVATLTAALQADRPEFLINAAGYTGKPNVDACEQDKAECLFGNAVLPGRIAAACAAAGVPWGHVSSGCIYTGKNADGSGFTEDDAPNFSFRTNNCSYYSGTKALGEENLAGIDNVYIWRLRIPFDHRDNPRNYLTKLMRYQRLLEAENSISHLHEFVAATFACWEKRIPFGTYNVTNPGYITTRQVVDLIKESGVCTKDFEFFSDESEFMAKAAKTPRSNCVMDSTKLAQAGITMTPVIESLRQALADWVLAAQG from the coding sequence ATGATCTACCTACTCGGAGGCTCCGGCTACGTGGGTCAGGCCTATCAAGACCTGCTCACCCGCAAAAATATCCCGTTCAAGAACCTGCGTCGGGCCGACGTCGACTACACCGATGTCGCCACGCTGACCGCCGCCCTGCAGGCCGATCGCCCGGAGTTTTTGATCAACGCCGCCGGTTACACCGGCAAACCCAACGTCGACGCCTGCGAGCAGGACAAGGCCGAGTGCCTCTTCGGCAACGCCGTCCTGCCCGGTCGCATCGCCGCCGCCTGCGCCGCCGCCGGTGTGCCCTGGGGACACGTCTCCTCCGGCTGCATCTACACCGGCAAAAACGCCGATGGCTCGGGTTTCACCGAAGACGACGCCCCCAACTTCAGTTTCCGCACCAACAACTGCTCCTACTACAGCGGCACCAAGGCCCTCGGCGAAGAGAACCTCGCCGGCATCGACAACGTTTACATCTGGCGCCTGCGCATCCCCTTCGACCACCGCGACAACCCGCGCAACTACCTCACCAAACTCATGCGCTACCAGCGTCTGCTCGAGGCCGAGAACTCCATCTCGCACCTCCACGAGTTTGTCGCCGCCACCTTCGCCTGCTGGGAGAAACGCATTCCGTTTGGCACTTACAACGTGACCAACCCCGGCTACATCACCACCCGCCAGGTCGTCGACCTCATCAAGGAATCCGGCGTCTGCACCAAGGACTTTGAGTTCTTCAGCGACGAGTCCGAGTTCATGGCCAAAGCCGCCAAAACCCCGCGCTCCAACTGCGTGATGGACTCCACTAAGCTCGCCCAAGCCGGCATCACCATGACCCCGGTCATCGAGTCCCTCCGCCAAGCCTTGGCTGATTGGGTGCTGGCAGCCCAAGGCTAA
- the rfbB gene encoding dTDP-glucose 4,6-dehydratase → MKILVTGGAGFIGSNFVHYTLRTRPECRITVLDALTYAGSRASLAAADQTRLELIEGRIEDATLVDRLVADCDLVVHFAAESHNDNSIANPAPFVTTNVVGTFTLLEAVRRHDRRFHHVSTDEVFGDLELDDPERFRETTPYNPSSPYSATKASSDLLVKAWIRTFGVKATISNCSNNYGPYQHIEKFIPRQITNVLSGIKPKLYGAGLNVRDWIHVDDHNAAVWAIIDRAKPGSYYMIGADGEENNKTVVALVLELLGKPADWFDHVNDRPGHDLRYAIDATKLRTELGWEPRYTTFRDGLDATIAWYRDNEAWWQPLKAEVEARYARQGQ, encoded by the coding sequence ATGAAAATTTTGGTCACCGGCGGCGCCGGATTCATCGGCAGCAACTTCGTCCACTACACGCTGCGCACTCGCCCGGAGTGTCGCATCACCGTGCTTGATGCGCTGACTTATGCGGGCAGCCGCGCCAGCTTAGCCGCCGCCGATCAAACCCGCCTGGAGCTGATCGAGGGGCGCATCGAAGATGCCACCTTGGTCGACCGCCTCGTCGCCGACTGCGACCTCGTCGTGCACTTCGCCGCCGAATCGCACAACGACAACTCGATCGCCAATCCCGCTCCGTTCGTCACGACCAACGTGGTCGGCACCTTCACCCTGCTCGAGGCTGTCCGCCGTCACGATCGCCGCTTCCATCACGTGTCGACCGACGAGGTGTTTGGTGACCTCGAACTCGACGATCCCGAACGCTTCCGCGAGACCACGCCCTACAATCCGTCGAGCCCCTACTCGGCCACCAAGGCGAGTTCCGATCTCCTCGTGAAGGCCTGGATCCGCACCTTCGGCGTGAAGGCGACGATCAGCAACTGCTCCAACAATTACGGTCCCTACCAGCACATCGAAAAGTTCATCCCGCGCCAGATCACCAACGTGCTCAGCGGCATCAAACCGAAGCTCTACGGCGCGGGGCTGAACGTCCGCGATTGGATTCACGTCGATGACCACAACGCCGCCGTCTGGGCCATCATCGATCGCGCCAAACCCGGCAGCTACTATATGATCGGTGCCGACGGTGAGGAGAACAACAAGACCGTCGTCGCCCTCGTCCTCGAGCTGCTCGGCAAACCGGCCGACTGGTTCGACCACGTCAACGATCGCCCCGGCCACGACCTGCGCTACGCCATCGATGCCACCAAGCTGCGCACCGAACTCGGTTGGGAGCCGCGCTACACCACCTTCCGCGACGGCCTCGACGCCACCATCGCATGGTATCGCGACAACGAGGCGTGGTGGCAGCCGCTCAAAGCCGAGGTCGAAGCCCGCTACGCCCGCCAAGGTCAGTAA
- the rfbA gene encoding glucose-1-phosphate thymidylyltransferase RfbA produces MSASTPPPARKGIILAGGSGTRLYPLTIAVSKQLMPVYDKPMIYYPLSVLMLSDIREVLIISTPQDLPLFQKLLGDGSNFGLKLSYAEQPSPDGLAQAFLIAADCGFLTGDEPCALVLGDNLFYGNDFKRCLTSADARTDASTIFGYHVANPKAYGVVEFSADGHVLSLEEKPTLPKSNYAVPGLYFYDNQVVELARSLKPSPRGELEITDLNRLYLERGELHVELLGRGTAWLDTGTHDSLLEAAEFVKVIESRQGLKIACLEEIAYEQGWIDDAELDAQIERLGKSSYGSYLRAWSRRRD; encoded by the coding sequence ATGTCCGCGTCCACCCCACCTCCTGCCCGCAAGGGCATCATTCTCGCCGGCGGCTCCGGCACGCGCCTTTACCCGCTCACCATCGCGGTCTCCAAGCAGCTCATGCCGGTCTATGACAAGCCGATGATCTACTACCCGCTGTCGGTGCTGATGCTCTCCGATATCCGCGAGGTGCTCATCATCTCCACTCCGCAGGATCTGCCGCTTTTCCAGAAGCTCCTCGGTGACGGCTCCAACTTCGGGCTAAAACTCTCCTACGCCGAACAGCCCAGCCCCGACGGTCTCGCCCAAGCCTTCCTCATCGCCGCCGACTGCGGCTTCCTCACCGGCGACGAGCCCTGCGCCCTCGTGCTCGGCGACAATCTTTTTTACGGCAACGACTTCAAACGCTGCCTCACGTCCGCCGACGCGCGCACCGACGCCTCCACCATCTTCGGCTACCACGTCGCCAACCCGAAGGCCTACGGCGTGGTGGAGTTTTCCGCCGACGGCCACGTGCTGTCTCTTGAGGAAAAGCCAACGTTACCAAAATCCAACTACGCGGTCCCCGGCCTCTACTTCTACGACAACCAGGTCGTCGAACTCGCCCGTTCGCTCAAACCTTCCCCCCGCGGCGAACTGGAGATCACCGATCTCAATCGCCTCTACCTCGAGCGCGGTGAACTCCACGTCGAACTCCTCGGTCGCGGCACCGCTTGGCTCGACACCGGCACCCACGACTCCCTGCTCGAAGCCGCCGAATTTGTGAAAGTCATCGAGTCTCGCCAGGGCCTCAAAATCGCCTGTCTCGAAGAGATCGCCTACGAGCAGGGCTGGATCGACGACGCCGAACTCGACGCCCAGATCGAACGCCTCGGCAAATCCTCCTACGGCAGCTACCTGCGCGCCTGGTCCCGCCGCCGCGACTGA
- a CDS encoding glycosyltransferase, producing MPKVSFIIPLYNSLPLTQACLRTLRETLPTDLDHEIIFVDDGSTDGTRDWLKTLRDDPAIQVILNEVNCGYADSNNKGAHRATGEFLALVNSDLEFLPCWLEPMLHALETDPSLAIVGNVQRRVSDHAIDHAGIRFRANAKLEHIQQLPSAASIRKKPVRFVPAVTAACCLVRRDLFMAPRRDGIIPAQPGFRVSYRNGGEDVDLCLEQLQRGYRIGVCLNSVVLHHVSASRGKGRPNDEANSRNLFGYWRGQIINLCAADWAREKLAAWRADRASVPTRVALTALAYRLGLTNRTPRVAWLEIGSAIFYEELHWRKALGLPRPPASEDAGDYVLQKLQEDNLQHETRAFREAFQLRLPPGTVEKNIFFNGFVLPPTKDRPETHGDLGLRLLINGLPAGTHFPLPEGHFNVGVNRPLVVTDEPVDVRVELIGAERQNLLAWLGRVTRGLPLPGAWRQFLEAHRAQLKNRRVRVSQILADDAVVYDFKKRRPLRINRRETKDYPLGLNVVGWFRAELGIGESARCMARATAAAGLDHAFVDMKLPCLNRMGDDTFTAQLQKTNPYRVNVFHIDPPVSRDIDHHHGDNFRHERYNIAYWAWELPEFPDDWVAACEFYDEIWTPSAFCREAIAAKTPLPVHVMPHAIEFAEPVGDQRGRFNLPTDRTTFLFLYDLNSYQERKNPHAVIEAYRQAFPDEAGVHLVIKTQNPERNPETYARLQKALAGLSHTTLITETLSREDVHALEAACDVFVSLHRSEGFGLAVAECMYLGKPVISTDWSATAEFVDADNGCPVPVDLIELTETHGPYQQGQIWANPRVPAAAEAMRRLAADPALRTRLGANAARTIRERFAPSVVGGLYAKRLDAMRLWPD from the coding sequence GTGCCCAAGGTCTCATTCATCATCCCGCTCTACAACAGCCTGCCGCTCACGCAGGCCTGTCTGCGCACCTTGCGGGAGACCCTGCCGACCGACCTCGATCACGAGATCATCTTCGTCGACGATGGCAGCACCGACGGCACCCGCGACTGGCTCAAAACCTTGCGCGATGATCCGGCGATCCAGGTCATCCTCAATGAGGTCAACTGCGGTTACGCCGACTCCAATAACAAGGGCGCCCACCGCGCGACCGGCGAATTCCTCGCCCTCGTCAACAGCGATCTGGAATTCCTGCCCTGCTGGCTGGAGCCCATGCTCCACGCCCTCGAGACCGATCCATCCCTCGCCATCGTCGGCAACGTGCAGCGCCGCGTGTCCGACCACGCCATCGATCACGCCGGCATCCGTTTCCGCGCCAACGCCAAGCTCGAGCACATCCAGCAACTCCCGTCCGCCGCGAGCATTCGCAAAAAGCCGGTGCGTTTCGTGCCGGCGGTGACCGCCGCCTGCTGCCTCGTGCGTCGCGACTTGTTCATGGCGCCGCGCCGCGACGGCATCATTCCCGCCCAACCCGGTTTTCGCGTCTCCTACCGCAACGGCGGCGAAGACGTCGACCTCTGCCTCGAACAGCTCCAGCGCGGTTACCGCATCGGCGTCTGCCTCAATAGCGTGGTGCTCCACCACGTCAGCGCCTCCCGCGGTAAAGGCCGCCCCAACGACGAGGCCAACAGTCGCAATCTCTTCGGGTATTGGCGCGGACAGATCATCAACCTCTGCGCCGCCGACTGGGCCCGCGAAAAACTCGCCGCCTGGCGTGCCGATCGTGCCAGCGTGCCGACCCGCGTCGCGCTCACCGCCCTCGCCTACCGCCTCGGGCTCACCAACCGCACGCCGCGCGTTGCCTGGCTCGAAATCGGCAGTGCCATTTTCTACGAGGAGTTGCACTGGCGCAAAGCCCTCGGCCTGCCCCGCCCGCCCGCCTCCGAAGACGCCGGCGACTACGTCCTGCAAAAACTGCAGGAGGACAACCTCCAGCACGAGACCCGCGCGTTCCGTGAGGCCTTCCAGCTCCGCCTGCCGCCCGGCACCGTGGAGAAGAACATTTTCTTCAACGGCTTCGTGCTACCGCCGACCAAGGACCGCCCCGAAACCCACGGTGACCTCGGCCTGCGCCTCCTCATCAACGGACTGCCCGCCGGCACCCACTTCCCGCTTCCCGAAGGTCACTTCAACGTCGGCGTAAACCGCCCGCTCGTCGTCACCGATGAACCCGTCGATGTGCGGGTCGAGCTGATCGGAGCCGAGCGCCAAAACCTCCTCGCCTGGCTCGGCCGCGTGACGCGCGGACTGCCCCTGCCCGGCGCTTGGCGCCAGTTCCTCGAAGCGCACCGCGCCCAACTCAAAAACCGCCGCGTCCGCGTTTCGCAGATCTTGGCCGACGACGCCGTCGTTTACGATTTTAAGAAACGCCGCCCCCTGCGCATCAATCGCCGCGAGACCAAGGACTACCCGCTCGGTCTCAACGTCGTGGGCTGGTTCCGCGCCGAACTTGGCATCGGTGAGAGCGCCCGTTGCATGGCCCGCGCCACCGCCGCCGCCGGCCTCGATCACGCCTTCGTCGACATGAAACTGCCCTGCCTTAACCGCATGGGCGACGACACCTTCACCGCGCAGTTGCAGAAGACGAATCCCTATCGCGTAAACGTCTTCCACATCGACCCGCCAGTCTCGCGCGACATCGATCATCACCACGGCGACAACTTCCGCCACGAGCGCTACAACATCGCTTACTGGGCGTGGGAACTGCCCGAGTTCCCCGACGACTGGGTCGCCGCCTGCGAGTTCTACGACGAGATCTGGACGCCGTCCGCATTCTGCCGCGAAGCCATCGCCGCCAAGACCCCCTTGCCCGTGCACGTCATGCCGCACGCCATCGAGTTCGCCGAGCCCGTCGGTGACCAGCGCGGTCGCTTCAACCTGCCGACCGATCGCACCACCTTCCTGTTTCTCTACGACCTCAATTCGTATCAGGAGCGCAAGAATCCCCACGCCGTCATCGAGGCCTATCGCCAGGCATTCCCCGACGAAGCTGGCGTGCATCTGGTCATCAAAACCCAGAATCCCGAGCGTAACCCCGAGACCTACGCGCGCCTGCAAAAAGCCCTCGCCGGCCTCAGCCACACCACGCTCATCACCGAAACCCTTTCGCGCGAAGATGTGCACGCGCTCGAAGCCGCCTGCGACGTGTTTGTTTCCCTGCATCGCTCGGAAGGCTTCGGCCTCGCCGTCGCCGAGTGCATGTATCTCGGCAAACCCGTGATCAGCACCGACTGGTCCGCCACCGCCGAGTTTGTCGACGCCGACAACGGCTGCCCGGTCCCGGTCGATCTCATCGAACTCACCGAAACCCACGGCCCCTACCAACAGGGTCAGATCTGGGCCAACCCACGCGTGCCCGCCGCAGCCGAAGCCATGCGTCGCCTCGCCGCCGATCCCGCGCTGCGGACCCGCCTCGGTGCCAACGCCGCCCGCACCATCCGCGAACGTTTCGCCCCGTCCGTCGTCGGCGGCCTCTACGCCAAACGCCTCGACGCCATGCGCCTGTGGCCGGACTGA